One region of Nycticebus coucang isolate mNycCou1 chromosome 10, mNycCou1.pri, whole genome shotgun sequence genomic DNA includes:
- the LOC128597443 gene encoding muscarinic acetylcholine receptor M3-like, which yields MTLQDNSTTSPLFPNINSSWIHGPLEAGLPPGTVTHLGSYNVSRAAGNFSSPNGTDSDPLGGHTVWQVVFIAFLTGFLALVTIIGNILVIVSFKVNKQLKTVNNYFLLSLACADLIIGVISMNLFTTYIIMNRWALGNLACDLWLAIDYVASNASVMNLLVISFDRYFSITRPLTYRAKRTTKRAGVMIGLAWVISFVLWAPAILFWQYFVGKRTVPPGECFIQFLTEPTITFGTAIAAFYMPVTIMTILYWRIYKETEKRTKELAGLQASGTEAEAENFVHPTGSSRSCSSYELQQQSMKRSKRRKHGRCHFWLTTKSWKPSAEQMDRDHSSSDSWDNNDAAASLKNSASSDEEDIGSETRAIYSIVLKLPGHSTILNSTKLPSSDNLQVPEEELGMVDLEKKNNKLQAQKSMDDGGNFPKSFSKLPIQLESAVDTAKASDVNSSVGKTTAALPLSFKEATLAKRFTLKTRSQITKRKRMSLIKEKKAAQTLSAILLAFIITWTPYNIMVLVNTFCDSCIPKTFWNLGYWLCYINSTVNPVCYALCNKTFRTTFKMLLLCQCDKKKRRKQQYQQRQSVIFHKRVPEQAL from the coding sequence ATGACCTTGCAGGATAACAGTACAACCTCGCCTTTGTTTCCAAACATCAACTCTTCCTGGATACACGGCCCCTTGGAGGCAGGGCTGCCCCCGGGAACAGTCACTCATCTTGGCAGCTACAATGTTTCTCGGGCAGCTGGGAATTTCTCCTCTCCAAATGGTACGGACAGTGACCCTCTGGGAGGTCATACTGTCTGGCAAGTGGTCTTCATTGCGTTCTTAACGGGCTTCCTGGCCTTGGTGACCATCATCGGCAACATCCTGGTCATAGTGTCATTCAAGGTCAACAAGCAGCTGAAGACCGTCAACAACTACTTCCTCCTAAGCCTGGCCTGTGCTGACCTGATCATTGGGGTCATTTCCATGAATCTGTTTACGACCTACATCATCATGAACCGGTGGGCTTTGGGCAACTTGGCCTGTGACCTCTGGCTTGCCATTGACTATGTGGCCAGCAATGCCTCCGTCATGAATCTTCTGGTCATTAGCTTCGACAGGTACTTTTCCATCACGAGGCCACTCACCTACCGAGCCAAAAGAACAACCAAAAGAGCAGGTGTGATGATTGGTCTGGCGTGGGTCATCTCCTTTGTCCTCTGGGCTCCCGCCATCCTATTCTGGCAGTACTTTGTAGGGAAGAGAACTGTGCCCCCCGGGGAGTGTTTCATTCAGTTCCTCACCGAGCCCACCATTACATTTGGCACAGCCATTGCTGCTTTTTATATGCCTGTCACCATTATGACCATTTTATACTGGAGGATCtataaggaaactgagaaacGTACCAAAGAGCTTGCTGGGCTGCAGGCCTCTGGGACAGAAGCAGAGGCAGAAAACTTTGTCCACCCCACAGGCAGTTCTCGAAGCTGCAGCAGCTATGAACTTCAACAGCAAAGCATGAAACGCTCCAAAAGGAGGAAGCACGGCCGCTGCCACTTCTGGCTCACAACCAAGAGCTGGAAGCCCAGCGCCGAGCAGATGGACCGAGACCACAGCAGCAGCGACAGCTGGGACAACAATGACGCTGCTGCCTCCCTAAAGAACTCCGCCTCCTCCGATGAGGAGGACATTGGCTCAGAGACGAGAGCCATCTACTCCATCGTGCTCAAGCTTCCAGGTCACAGCACCATCCTCAACTCCACCAAATTGCCCTCGTCAGACAACCTGCAGGTGCCTGAGGAAGAGTTGGGCATGGTGGacttggagaaaaaaaacaacaagctGCAGGCCCAGAAGAGCATGGATGATGGAGGCAACTTTCCCAAAAGCTTCTCCAAGCTTCCCATCCAGCTAGAGTCAGCCGTGGACACAGCCAAGGCTTCGGATGTCAACTCCTCAGTGGGGAAGACCACGGCCGCTCTACCTCTGTCCTTCAAGGAAGCCACTCTGGCCAAGAGGTTCACTCTCAAGACCAGAAGTCAGATCACTAAGCGGAAAAGGATGTCCCTCATTAAGGAGAAGAAGGCAGCCCAGACCCTCAGCGCCATCTTGCTTGCCTTCATCATCACCTGGACCCCCTACAACATCATGGTTCTGGTGAACACCTTTTGTGACAGTTGCATACCCAAAACCTTTTGGAATCTGGGCTACTGGCTGTGCTACATCAACAGCACCGTGAACCCCGTGTGCTATGCCCTGTGCAACAAAACTTTCAGAACCACTTTCAAGATGCTGCTCCTCTGCCAgtgtgacaaaaagaagaggcgCAAGCAACAGTACCAGCAGAGACAGTCGGTCATTTTTCACAAGCGCGTGCCCGAGCAGGCCTTGTAG